Proteins encoded within one genomic window of Longimicrobiales bacterium:
- the tatA gene encoding twin-arginine translocase TatA/TatE family subunit, which translates to MNPFNLGPFELVFVLIVLLLLFGAKRLPELGSGLGKGIREFKRSMSDIKGEIERTDEPNRIHQPPANSSIPSGQPRQQTPVTPATPVREEREAERPVGE; encoded by the coding sequence ATGAACCCGTTCAACCTCGGCCCGTTCGAGCTCGTCTTCGTGCTCATCGTGCTGCTGCTGCTCTTCGGCGCGAAACGGCTCCCCGAGCTGGGCAGCGGGCTGGGCAAGGGCATCCGCGAGTTCAAGCGCTCGATGAGCGATATCAAGGGCGAGATCGAGCGCACCGACGAGCCCAACCGGATCCACCAGCCGCCGGCAAACAGCTCGATCCCGTCGGGTCAGCCGCGGCAGCAGACGCCGGTCACGCCGGCGACGCCCGTCCGCGAGGAGCGGGAGGCGGAGCGGCCGGTCGGGGAGTAG
- a CDS encoding SurA N-terminal domain-containing protein codes for MVMRQMRENTKWIMLITALAFVALMVFEWGMDATGRSGAQVSGGEIGRVEGEPVTYEEYMLAYRNLYNQQQAAMGGQAISNAMNRQIEERAWEQVVTDKLIQRELKRRGIRVTDDEIRQAARSVPPAEFMSNPMFLTNGQFDMNKYTQFLASPAVDNQLLLQLEAYYRDIIPRSKLYFQVVAGTHLTDGDLWQMYRDANETASVRFLAFDPNLLVPDEAVTVTDQEIRRWYDEHQEDLQRSAQASVRFIAIPKAPTGADSAAVRTRVDSLRTAIVNGADFGAAARALSADSVSAVNGGELTIRRGQTVPEFDQAAFSRPIGQVGEPIRTMYGWHLLRVESRDGDSAVVRHILLPVERSLESEDALLARADSMDALAESRSLDEIARTFGLTPSEATFSEDFPVIALIGPVDEGADWAFDETPEVGELSPVLESENAFYMLELTGRSPAGTIPFEEARNAIRTRLMTEKKLERARQTANQALEQLNGGASMEQVAQSMNVALQEQGPFTRGDNVPGLGQVNAAIGTAFGLEPGERSGVVEANEMLYILESTGRTFANEEQFRAQLPLLRQQTLASLQNQRWNQFLAALEEDAKVVDARDQVLQPASAQQPMTGGLGF; via the coding sequence ATGGTCATGCGACAGATGCGCGAGAACACGAAGTGGATCATGCTGATCACCGCACTTGCGTTCGTCGCGCTGATGGTCTTCGAGTGGGGCATGGACGCGACCGGTCGTTCCGGCGCGCAGGTGTCGGGCGGTGAGATCGGCCGTGTCGAAGGCGAGCCGGTGACGTACGAGGAGTACATGCTCGCCTACCGCAACCTGTACAACCAGCAGCAGGCGGCGATGGGCGGGCAGGCGATCTCCAACGCGATGAACCGCCAGATCGAGGAGCGCGCGTGGGAGCAGGTCGTCACGGACAAGCTGATCCAGCGCGAGCTGAAGCGCCGCGGCATCCGCGTCACCGACGACGAGATCCGGCAGGCGGCGCGCAGCGTGCCGCCCGCGGAGTTCATGTCGAACCCGATGTTCCTGACCAACGGTCAGTTCGACATGAACAAGTACACGCAGTTCCTGGCGTCGCCGGCTGTCGACAACCAGCTCCTGCTGCAGCTCGAGGCGTACTACCGCGACATCATCCCGCGCAGCAAGCTGTACTTCCAGGTGGTCGCGGGCACGCACCTGACCGACGGCGATCTCTGGCAGATGTACCGTGACGCCAACGAGACGGCGTCCGTCCGTTTCCTCGCGTTCGATCCGAACCTGCTCGTTCCCGACGAGGCGGTCACCGTCACGGACCAGGAGATCCGGCGCTGGTACGATGAGCACCAGGAGGACCTGCAGCGGTCGGCGCAGGCCAGCGTACGCTTCATTGCGATTCCCAAGGCGCCGACGGGTGCAGACTCTGCCGCAGTGCGCACGCGCGTCGACTCGCTGCGCACCGCGATCGTGAATGGCGCCGATTTCGGCGCGGCGGCCCGCGCGCTGTCGGCGGACTCGGTGTCCGCAGTGAACGGCGGCGAGCTGACGATCCGGCGCGGCCAGACGGTGCCCGAGTTCGACCAGGCCGCGTTCTCCCGCCCCATCGGCCAGGTCGGCGAGCCGATCCGCACGATGTACGGCTGGCACCTGCTGCGCGTCGAGTCGCGCGACGGCGACAGCGCGGTGGTCCGGCACATCCTGCTGCCGGTGGAGCGCTCGCTGGAGTCCGAGGACGCGCTGCTCGCGCGCGCGGACTCGATGGACGCACTCGCGGAAAGCCGCTCACTGGACGAGATCGCGCGCACGTTCGGCCTCACGCCGTCCGAGGCCACGTTCAGTGAGGACTTCCCGGTGATCGCGCTCATCGGGCCGGTCGACGAGGGCGCCGACTGGGCGTTCGACGAGACCCCCGAGGTTGGCGAGCTGAGCCCCGTGCTCGAAAGCGAGAACGCGTTCTACATGCTCGAGCTCACCGGCCGCTCACCGGCCGGCACGATCCCCTTCGAGGAGGCGCGCAACGCGATCCGCACGCGGCTCATGACGGAGAAGAAGCTCGAGCGCGCGCGTCAGACCGCGAACCAGGCACTCGAGCAGCTGAACGGCGGTGCCTCCATGGAGCAGGTCGCGCAGTCGATGAACGTCGCGCTGCAGGAGCAGGGCCCGTTCACCCGCGGCGACAACGTGCCCGGGCTCGGCCAGGTCAACGCCGCGATCGGCACTGCCTTCGGACTCGAGCCCGGCGAGCGCAGCGGCGTCGTCGAGGCGAACGAGATGCTCTACATCCTCGAGTCGACCGGCCGCACCTTCGCCAACGAGGAGCAGTTCCGCGCACAGCTGCCGCTGCTGCGCCAGCAGACGCTCGCTTCGCTGCAGAACCAGCGCTGGAACCAGTTCCTGGCCGCCCTCGAGGAGGATGCCAAGGTCGTGGATGCGCGCGACCAGGTGCTGCAGCCGGCCTCCGCGCAGCAGCCGATGACGGGCGGGCTGGGGTTCTAG